A window from Macaca nemestrina isolate mMacNem1 chromosome 8, mMacNem.hap1, whole genome shotgun sequence encodes these proteins:
- the LOC105482011 gene encoding scavenger receptor class A member 3 isoform X2, translated as MKVRSAGGDGDALCVTEEDLVGDDEDMPSFPCTQKGRPGPRCSRCQKNLSLHTSVRILYLFLALLLVAVAVLASLVFRKVDSLSEDISLTQSIYDKKLVLMQKNLQGLDPKALNNCSFCHEAGQLGPEVRKLQEELEGIQKLLLAQEVQLDQTLQAQEVLSTTSRQISQEMGSCSFSIHQVNQSLGLFLAQVRGWQATTAGLDLSLKDLTQECYDVKAAMHQINFTVGQTSEWIHGIQRKTDEETLTLQKIVTDWQNYTRLFSGLRTTSTKTGEAVKNIQATLGASSQRISQNSESMHDLVLQVMGLQLQLDNISSFLDDHEENMHDLQYHTHYAQNRTVERFESLEGRMASHEIEIGTIFTNINATDSHVHSMLKYLDDVRLSCTLGFHTHAEELYYLNKSVSIMLGTTDLLRERFSLLSARLDLNVRNLSMIVEEMKAVDTQHGEILRNVTILREA; from the exons TGAGGTCAGCCGGCGGCGATGGAGATGCCTTGTGCGTTACGGAAGAGGACCTGGTGGGTGATGACGAGGACATGCCGAGCTTCCCGTGCACCCAGAAGG GTCGGCCAGGGCCCCGCTGCAGCCGCTGCCAGAAGAACCTGTCTTTGCACACATCAGTGAGGATTCTTTACCTCTTCCTGGCCCTGCTCCTGGTGGCTGTGGCTGTGTTGGCCTCTCTGG TTTTTAGAAAAGTGGACTCTCTCTCCGAAGACATCTCCTTGACCCAGTCTATTTATGACAAGAAACTTGTGTTAATGCAGAAAAATCTCCAGGGCCTGG ATCCAAAAGCCCTGAACAACTGCTCTTTCTGCCATGAAGCTGGGCAGCTGGGGCCAGAGGTCCGAAAACTGCAGGAGGAGCTGGAGGGAATTCAGAAGCTGCTTCTGGCTCAGGAGGTGCAGCTGGACCAGACCTTGCAGGCCCAGGAGGTGCTCTCCACCACCAGCAGGCAGATCTCCCAGGAGATGGGCAGTTGCTCCTTCTCCATCCACCAGGTTAACCAGTCTCTGGGGCTCTTCCTGGCCCAGGTGAGAGGCTGGcaggccaccacagctggcctggACCTCTCTCTGAAGGACCTCACCCAGGAGTGCTACGATGTCAAGGCTGCAATGCACCAGATCAACTTCACCGTGGGGCAGACTTCCGAGTGGATCCATGGGATCCAGCGGAAGACGGACGAGGAGACCCTGACCCTCCAGAAGATTGTCACCGACTGGCAGAACTACACCCGGCTCTTCAGTGGCCTGCGTACCACCTCCACCAAGACCGGAGAGGCAGTCAAGAACATCCAGGCCACCCTGGGGGCCTCCTCACAGCGCATCAGCCAGAACTCCGAGAGCATGCATGACCTGGTACTCCAGGTCATGGGCTTGCAGCTGCAGCTGGATAACATCTCGTCCTTCCTGGACGACCACGAGGAGAACATGCATGATCTTCAGTACCACACCCACTATGCCCAGAACCGCACCGTGGAGAGGTTTGAGTCTCTGGAAGGACGCATGGCTTCTCACGAGATTGAAATTGGCACCATCTTCACCAACATCAATGCCACTGACAGCCACGTGCACAGCATGCTCAAGTACCTGGATGACGTGCGGCTCTCCTGCACGCTGGGCTTCCACACCCATGCCGAGGAGCTCTACTACCTGAACAAGTCTGTCTCCATCATGCTGGGCACCACAGACCTGCTCCGGGAGCGCTTCAGCCTGCTCAGTGCCCGGCTGGACCTCAACGTCCGGAACCTCTCCATGATCGTGGAGGAGATGAAGGCGGTGGACACGCAGCATGGAGAAATCCTTCGCAACGTCACCATCCTACGAG AGGCATGA
- the LOC105482011 gene encoding scavenger receptor class A member 3 isoform X1, with translation MKVRSAGGDGDALCVTEEDLVGDDEDMPSFPCTQKGRPGPRCSRCQKNLSLHTSVRILYLFLALLLVAVAVLASLVFRKVDSLSEDISLTQSIYDKKLVLMQKNLQGLDPKALNNCSFCHEAGQLGPEVRKLQEELEGIQKLLLAQEVQLDQTLQAQEVLSTTSRQISQEMGSCSFSIHQVNQSLGLFLAQVRGWQATTAGLDLSLKDLTQECYDVKAAMHQINFTVGQTSEWIHGIQRKTDEETLTLQKIVTDWQNYTRLFSGLRTTSTKTGEAVKNIQATLGASSQRISQNSESMHDLVLQVMGLQLQLDNISSFLDDHEENMHDLQYHTHYAQNRTVERFESLEGRMASHEIEIGTIFTNINATDSHVHSMLKYLDDVRLSCTLGFHTHAEELYYLNKSVSIMLGTTDLLRERFSLLSARLDLNVRNLSMIVEEMKAVDTQHGEILRNVTILRGAPGPPGPRGLKGDMGVKGPVGGRGPKGDPGSLGPPGSQGPQGQPGEAGPVGERGPVGPRGFPGLKGSKGSFGTGGPRGQPGPKGDIGPPGPEGPPGSPGPSGPQGKPGIAGKTGSPGQRGAMGPKGEPGIQGPPGLPGPPGPPGSQSFY, from the exons TGAGGTCAGCCGGCGGCGATGGAGATGCCTTGTGCGTTACGGAAGAGGACCTGGTGGGTGATGACGAGGACATGCCGAGCTTCCCGTGCACCCAGAAGG GTCGGCCAGGGCCCCGCTGCAGCCGCTGCCAGAAGAACCTGTCTTTGCACACATCAGTGAGGATTCTTTACCTCTTCCTGGCCCTGCTCCTGGTGGCTGTGGCTGTGTTGGCCTCTCTGG TTTTTAGAAAAGTGGACTCTCTCTCCGAAGACATCTCCTTGACCCAGTCTATTTATGACAAGAAACTTGTGTTAATGCAGAAAAATCTCCAGGGCCTGG ATCCAAAAGCCCTGAACAACTGCTCTTTCTGCCATGAAGCTGGGCAGCTGGGGCCAGAGGTCCGAAAACTGCAGGAGGAGCTGGAGGGAATTCAGAAGCTGCTTCTGGCTCAGGAGGTGCAGCTGGACCAGACCTTGCAGGCCCAGGAGGTGCTCTCCACCACCAGCAGGCAGATCTCCCAGGAGATGGGCAGTTGCTCCTTCTCCATCCACCAGGTTAACCAGTCTCTGGGGCTCTTCCTGGCCCAGGTGAGAGGCTGGcaggccaccacagctggcctggACCTCTCTCTGAAGGACCTCACCCAGGAGTGCTACGATGTCAAGGCTGCAATGCACCAGATCAACTTCACCGTGGGGCAGACTTCCGAGTGGATCCATGGGATCCAGCGGAAGACGGACGAGGAGACCCTGACCCTCCAGAAGATTGTCACCGACTGGCAGAACTACACCCGGCTCTTCAGTGGCCTGCGTACCACCTCCACCAAGACCGGAGAGGCAGTCAAGAACATCCAGGCCACCCTGGGGGCCTCCTCACAGCGCATCAGCCAGAACTCCGAGAGCATGCATGACCTGGTACTCCAGGTCATGGGCTTGCAGCTGCAGCTGGATAACATCTCGTCCTTCCTGGACGACCACGAGGAGAACATGCATGATCTTCAGTACCACACCCACTATGCCCAGAACCGCACCGTGGAGAGGTTTGAGTCTCTGGAAGGACGCATGGCTTCTCACGAGATTGAAATTGGCACCATCTTCACCAACATCAATGCCACTGACAGCCACGTGCACAGCATGCTCAAGTACCTGGATGACGTGCGGCTCTCCTGCACGCTGGGCTTCCACACCCATGCCGAGGAGCTCTACTACCTGAACAAGTCTGTCTCCATCATGCTGGGCACCACAGACCTGCTCCGGGAGCGCTTCAGCCTGCTCAGTGCCCGGCTGGACCTCAACGTCCGGAACCTCTCCATGATCGTGGAGGAGATGAAGGCGGTGGACACGCAGCATGGAGAAATCCTTCGCAACGTCACCATCCTACGAG GTGCCCCCGGCCCTCCAGGACCAAGAGGACTCAAAGGAGATATGGGCGTGAAAGGGCCTGTTGGCGGCAGAGGCCCAAAAGGAGACCCCGGCAGCTTGGGCCCCCCGGGATCCCAGGGTCCTCAGGGGCAACCTGGAGAAGCCGGGCCTGTGGGAGAGAGGGGCCCTGTTGGCCCTCGAGGGTTCCCAGGCCTCAAAGGCTCAAAGGGCAGCTTTGGAACAGGAGGGCCAAGAGGACAGCCAGGCCCAAAAGGGGACATAGGGCCCCCAGGGCCAGAAGGGCCCCCAGGGTCTCCAGGGCCCTCAGGGCCTCAGGGAAAACCGGGGATCGCAGGGAAGACAGGCTCACCAGGCCAGCGGGGAGCCATGGGGCCTAAGGGTGAACCAGGGATCCAGGGTCCCCCTGGTCTCCCCGGGCCTCCAGGCCCACCAGGAAGCCAGAGCTTCTACTGA